In Silene latifolia isolate original U9 population chromosome X, ASM4854445v1, whole genome shotgun sequence, the following proteins share a genomic window:
- the LOC141620385 gene encoding uncharacterized protein LOC141620385 has protein sequence MSPLERLGGNTTEAEMEHFQECVSFCGWEDIQATGTLFTWSNKQDPTDRVYSRLNRAMGNQEWIDLFGDYVAHFHPEGLFDHCPCTMVYKRAEIGGRKSFKYFNMWGTADIFKDSVEIRTIPILLVQCWNNSQERVDKPGNMNLIQQEMDLAYGLKELISVRDSFLTQKVKLQWSLEGDLNTSYFHHAIKNRMTFNKVF, from the exons atgTCTCCTCTTGAGAGATTGGGGGGCAATACTACTGAGGCAGAGATGGAACACTTTCAAGAATGCGTGTCATTCTGTGGTTGGGAGGATATTCAAGCCACTGGTACATTATTTACATGGTCCAATAAACAGGATCCAACGGATAGAGTTTACAGTAGGCTTAATAGGGCTATGGGCAATCAGGAGTGGATAGATTTGTTTGGTGATTATGTGGCTCACTTTCATCCTGAGGGTTTATTTGATCACTGCCCATGTACTATGGTGTATAAGAGAGCTGAGATTGGTGGAAGGAAAAGCTTCAAATACTTTAACATGTGGGGTACTGCAGATATTTTTAAAGATAGTGTTGAGATT AGAACAATACCAATATTGCTAGTGCAGTGTTGGAACAATTCACAGGAACGGGTGGATAAACCAGGAAATATGAATTTAATTCAGCAAGAAATGGATTTGGCCTATGGTCTTAAGGAACTTATTTCAGTTCGAGATAGTTTCTTAACACAGAAAGTTAAATTGCAGTGGTCATTGGAAGGGGATTTAAATACTTCTTattttcatcatgctattaagaATAGAATGACATTTAACAAAGTATTTTAG